From Catharus ustulatus isolate bCatUst1 chromosome 6, bCatUst1.pri.v2, whole genome shotgun sequence, a single genomic window includes:
- the KCNA4 gene encoding potassium voltage-gated channel subfamily A member 4, whose protein sequence is MEVAMVSADSSGCNTHMPYGYAAQARARERERLAQSRAAAAAAVAAATAAVEGGAAGGGGPYHHYHQEQSRGASSSHGGNASRSGLPRRQSSRKRKKGKKRSHQLGSRECGASFPCSELLPLSGSEERILKDLSEEEEEDEDEDDDDEEEGKLYYSDDYGEDEFSYSDQPPDDGGGPGGYSSVRYSEYECCERVVINVSGLRFETQLKTLAQFPETLLGDPAKRGRYFDPLRNEYFFDRNRPSFDAILYYYQSGGRLKRPVNVPFDIFSEEVKFYQLGEEAMLKFREDEGFVKEEEEKLLPENEFKRQVWLLFEYPESSSPARGIAIVSVLVILISIVIFCLETLPEFRDDKEFVMSLSLGKGLSNESLRLDAGEHTIFNDPFFIVETVCIIWFSFEFTVRCFACPSKAHFFKNVMNIIDIVSILPYFITLGTDLAQEQGSQQAMSFAILRIIRLVRVFRIFKLSRHSKGLQILGHTLRASMRELGLLIFFLFIGVILFSSAVYFAEADEPATHFQSIPDAFWWAVVTMTTVGYGDMKPITVGGKIVGSLCAIAGVLTIALPVPVIVSNFNYFYHRETENEEHTQMMQNAVSCPYLPTNLLKKFRSASSSSTEDKSEYLEMEEGVKESLCVKETKSQDTGNSSESEKKNCVNSNSVETDV, encoded by the coding sequence ATGGAAGTAGCAATGGTGAGCGCGGACAGCTCCGGGTGCAACACGCACATGCCCTATGGATATGCGGCCCAGGCGCGGGcgcgggagcgggagcggctAGCGCAGTCCAGGGCAGCTGCGGCCGCGGCCGTAGCAGCAGCCACAGCGGCAGTGGAAGGTGGGGCGGCCGGAGGAGGGGGACCCTACCACCACTACCACCAGGAGCAAAGCCGCGGGGCGTCCTCCTCACACGGTGGAAACGCATCACGCAGCGGCCTGCCCCGCCGCCAGAGCAgtaggaagaggaagaaagggaaaaagaggagcCACCAATTGGGAAGTAGGGAGTGTGGGGCCTCTTTCCCCTGCTCTGAACTGCTGCCGCTCAGTGGTTCTGAGGAAAGGATACTGAAGGACTTgagtgaggaggaagaggaggatgaagacGAGGATGATGACgatgaggaagaaggaaagctCTACTACAGTGATGACTATGGGGAGGATGAGTTTTCCTACTCGGACCAGCCACCCGATGATGGCGGAGGCCCTGGGGGTTACAGCTCTGTCCGCTACAGCGAGTACGAGTGCTGTGAGCGCGTGGTGATCAACGTGTCAGGACTGCGGTTCGAGACCCAGCTGAAGACATTAGCTCAGTTCCCGGAGACGCTACTGGGGGATCCAGCCAAGCGGGGGAGATACTTTGATCCTCTCAGGAACGAATACTTCTTTGATAGGAACCGGCCCAGCTTTGATGCCATCCTGTACTACTACCAGAGTGGTGGTCGACTGAAGAGGCCGGTCAATGTGCCCTTTGACATCTTCTCTGAGGAGGTGAAGTTCTAccagctcggggaggaggccATGCTCAAGTTCAGGGAGGATGAAGGTTTTGtcaaagaggaagaggaaaagcttTTGCCGGAGAATGAGTTTAAGAGGCAGGTTTGGCTGTTGTTTGAATACCCGGAAAGCTCCAGTCCAGCCAGAGGCATTGCCATTGTCTCTGTCTTGGTCATCTTGATCTCCATTGTCATCTTTTGTCTGGAGACTTTACCAGAGTTCAGAGATGACAAAGAATTCGTCATGTCCCTGAGCTTAGGGAAGGGGCTTTCCAACGAGTCTCTTCGCCTGGATGCTGGGGAGCACACCATCTTCAATGACCCTTTCTTCATTGTAGAGACTGTGTGCATCATTTGGTTCTCCTTTGAGTTTACAGTGCGCTGCTTTGCGTGCCCAAGCAAAGCACACTTCTTCAAGAACGTCATGAACATCATAGACATCGTGTCCATCTTGCCTTACTTCATCACCCTGGGCACGGACCTGGcgcaggagcagggcagtcaGCAGGCCATGTCCTTTGCCATCCTGAGGATCATCCGTCTGGTGCGGGTGTTTCGCATCTTCAAGCTCTCCAGGCACTCCAAGGGTTTGCAGATCCTGGGTCACACACTCAGGGCCAGCATGAGGGAACTTGGCCTCctcatcttttttctttttattggagtcattttgttttccagtgctGTTTACTTTGCAGAAGCTGACGAGCCTGCCACCCATTTTCAAAGCATCCCAGATGCCTTTTGGTGGGCTGTGGTGACCATGACTACAGTTGGTTATGGGGACATGAAACCCATAACTGTGGGTGGGAAAATAGTTGGGTCTCTGTGTGCCATTGCAGGAGTGTTAACCATTGCTTTACCAGTGCCAGTGATTGTCTCCAATTTTAACTATTTCTACCATAGAGAAACTGAGAATGAAGAACACACGCAGATGATGCAAAATGCGGTCAGTTGCCCTTACCTCCCAACAAATTTACTGAAGAAATTTAGAAgtgcatcatcatcatccacaGAGGATAAATCAGAGTATTTGGAGATGGAAGAAGGAGTTAAAGAATCTCTTTGTGTAAAGGAGACTAAAAGTCAGGACACGGGCAATAGCAGTGag